In a single window of the Candidatus Krumholzibacteriia bacterium genome:
- a CDS encoding HAD-IIA family hydrolase produces the protein MPLALSQLQGFLLDMDGVLYRGDTPVPGMQALLEHLEVRSIPHLFLTNNSSQTPEQYTERLRKMGARVGPERILTSALVTAAHLAAQASASSRVLVVGENGLRQALLGAGLVLTELYTEATHVVVGLDREVRYETLALATLAIRRGAVFLGTNGDLSLPTERGLEPGAGTLLAALEAASGVAPQTFGKPERAMFQTALERLRTAASRTAMIGDRYETDIQGAFRAGLVTIAVTSGVHDEAYLRRQSPPPDFLFPSVAEIQRALAR, from the coding sequence ATGCCCCTCGCACTGAGCCAGCTCCAGGGTTTCCTCCTCGACATGGACGGTGTGCTCTACCGCGGCGACACCCCGGTGCCCGGCATGCAGGCGCTGCTCGAACATCTCGAGGTCCGCTCCATCCCTCATCTTTTCCTCACCAACAACTCCTCTCAGACGCCGGAGCAGTACACCGAGCGGCTGAGAAAGATGGGGGCGCGCGTCGGACCCGAGCGCATCCTCACCTCGGCCCTGGTGACGGCGGCGCACTTGGCGGCGCAGGCGTCGGCGTCGAGCCGCGTCCTCGTCGTCGGCGAGAACGGTCTGCGCCAGGCTCTCCTTGGGGCGGGATTGGTGCTCACCGAGCTCTACACCGAGGCGACGCACGTCGTCGTAGGCCTCGACCGTGAGGTCCGCTACGAGACTCTCGCGCTGGCGACGCTCGCGATCCGGCGCGGTGCCGTCTTCCTCGGCACCAACGGCGACCTCAGCTTGCCCACGGAGCGCGGCCTCGAACCAGGGGCGGGCACTCTGCTCGCAGCGCTCGAGGCCGCTTCCGGTGTCGCCCCCCAGACCTTCGGCAAGCCCGAACGCGCCATGTTCCAAACGGCGCTCGAGCGGTTGCGCACCGCGGCATCGCGCACGGCGATGATCGGGGATCGCTACGAGACCGACATCCAAGGCGCCTTCCGCGCCGGTCTCGTGACCATTGCGGTCACGAGCGGCGTGCACGACGAGGCCTACCTTCGTCGGCAGAGCCCGCCGCCTGACTTCCTTTTCCCCTCGGTGGCGGAGATCCAACGCGCCCTGGCGCGCTAA
- a CDS encoding menaquinone biosynthesis decarboxylase, with protein sequence MALRFQNLREFLGFLEERGELVRVQEVVDPRFEISEITDRTTKGGGPALLFENVRGSSLPVAINIYGSEQRMAWALGAEHIDQVLERIDKLIKMAPPRSFAEKLGMLPRLKEIADVLPRQVKKAPCQEVVVEPTSLAHLPILTCWPLDGGPFITLGAVITRHPESGLRNVGIYRLQKYDERTTGMHWQIHKVGAQHYRVARERGEKLEVAVAIGGPPVLPYAATAPLPEDLDEIAFAGFVQGRSLDMVACRTVDLEVPAEAEIVLEGYVLPDESRPEGPFGDHTGYYTPRMDFPVFHLTAVTQRRDPIYQTTIVGRPPQEDGWLGWATERLFLPAIRLALPEVVDMKLPVEACFHNLAIVAIKKRYPGHAAKVMHALWGLGQMSFCKCIIVVDHDVNVQDLGEVVWRVSNNIDARRDVVFTEGPVDQLDHAAPRPLIGAKMGIDATTKWREEGYERDWPPLIEMSAEVKQRVDALWPRLGIALRGERT encoded by the coding sequence ATGGCGCTTCGCTTCCAGAATCTCCGCGAATTCCTCGGCTTCCTCGAAGAGCGGGGCGAGCTGGTGCGCGTCCAGGAGGTCGTGGACCCCCGCTTCGAGATCAGCGAGATCACCGACCGCACCACCAAGGGCGGCGGCCCAGCGCTCCTCTTCGAGAACGTGCGCGGCTCCAGCCTGCCCGTCGCCATCAACATCTATGGTTCCGAGCAACGCATGGCCTGGGCCCTGGGGGCGGAGCACATCGACCAGGTCCTGGAGCGCATCGACAAGCTCATCAAGATGGCGCCGCCTCGTTCCTTCGCCGAGAAGCTCGGCATGCTGCCGCGCCTGAAGGAGATCGCCGACGTCCTGCCGCGGCAGGTGAAGAAGGCGCCGTGCCAGGAGGTGGTGGTGGAGCCCACCTCGCTCGCCCACCTGCCGATCCTCACCTGTTGGCCCTTGGACGGCGGTCCGTTCATCACTCTCGGCGCGGTGATCACCCGCCATCCCGAGTCGGGGTTGCGCAACGTCGGCATCTACCGCCTGCAGAAGTACGACGAGCGCACCACGGGAATGCACTGGCAGATCCACAAAGTCGGCGCCCAGCACTACCGCGTCGCCCGGGAACGGGGGGAGAAGCTGGAGGTGGCGGTGGCCATCGGCGGACCTCCGGTGTTGCCGTACGCGGCGACGGCGCCGCTTCCGGAAGATCTGGACGAGATCGCCTTCGCCGGCTTCGTGCAGGGACGCAGCCTCGACATGGTGGCTTGTCGCACCGTGGACCTGGAGGTGCCCGCAGAAGCGGAGATCGTCCTGGAAGGCTACGTGCTTCCGGACGAGAGTCGCCCCGAAGGCCCCTTCGGCGATCACACCGGTTACTACACGCCGCGCATGGACTTCCCGGTTTTCCACCTCACCGCCGTGACGCAGCGGCGCGATCCGATCTACCAGACCACCATCGTCGGGCGCCCGCCGCAGGAAGACGGCTGGCTCGGCTGGGCGACGGAACGTCTCTTCCTGCCAGCCATCCGCCTGGCGCTCCCGGAAGTGGTGGACATGAAGCTGCCGGTGGAAGCTTGCTTCCACAACCTCGCCATCGTCGCCATCAAGAAGCGCTATCCCGGACACGCCGCCAAGGTGATGCACGCCCTCTGGGGCCTGGGGCAGATGTCCTTCTGCAAGTGCATCATCGTCGTGGACCACGACGTGAACGTGCAGGATCTCGGGGAAGTGGTCTGGCGGGTGTCGAACAACATCGATGCGCGGCGCGACGTCGTCTTCACCGAAGGGCCGGTGGACCAGCTGGATCATGCGGCGCCCCGGCCGCTCATCGGGGCGAAGATGGGCATCGACGCCACCACCAAGTGGCGGGAGGAAGGTTACGAGCGCGATTGGCCGCCGCTCATCGAGATGAGCGCCGAGGTGAAGCAGCGGGTGGACGCGCTCTGGCCGCGCCTCGGGATCGCTTTGCGGGGCGAGCGAACGTGA
- the ubiE gene encoding bifunctional demethylmenaquinone methyltransferase/2-methoxy-6-polyprenyl-1,4-benzoquinol methylase UbiE: protein MKIAALAGAGAGGGAGKTGPTTGAEGPPAARVRDMFARIAPTYDLLNHLLSAGRDRAWRRTVAASLEGRAARILDLCAGTGDLALEIARQKPQAAVVAGDFCFEMLARGRDKGLPERAAPAVCDALRLPFASASFDAVTVAFGVRNFEDVSRGLAEMQRVLRPGATLAVLEFFRRNSRWRDLPYLLYFRHVLPRVGRLISRDHEAYNYLPQSVGRFVTRSEFESLLQRAGFAAIRRREMNAGIATLYLARKSE, encoded by the coding sequence GTGAAGATTGCGGCGCTCGCAGGTGCCGGCGCCGGGGGCGGCGCCGGGAAAACCGGCCCCACCACGGGTGCCGAGGGCCCGCCGGCAGCGCGAGTGCGCGACATGTTCGCGCGCATCGCCCCCACCTATGATCTCCTCAACCATCTGCTCTCGGCAGGGCGTGACCGGGCCTGGCGTCGCACCGTCGCTGCCAGCCTCGAGGGCCGAGCGGCGCGCATCCTGGACCTCTGCGCCGGCACCGGGGACCTGGCGCTCGAGATCGCGCGGCAAAAGCCGCAGGCCGCGGTGGTGGCAGGGGATTTCTGCTTCGAGATGCTGGCGCGGGGACGTGACAAGGGCCTCCCGGAGCGCGCGGCGCCGGCGGTTTGCGACGCCTTGCGACTTCCCTTCGCCAGCGCCAGCTTCGACGCCGTCACCGTCGCCTTCGGGGTGCGGAACTTCGAAGACGTGTCCAGAGGCCTGGCGGAGATGCAACGTGTCTTGCGCCCCGGAGCGACGCTCGCCGTGCTCGAGTTCTTCCGCCGCAACTCGCGCTGGCGTGATCTGCCCTACCTGCTGTACTTTCGCCACGTGCTGCCGCGGGTCGGACGGCTCATCTCGCGGGATCACGAAGCCTACAACTACCTGCCGCAATCGGTGGGTCGCTTCGTCACCCGGAGCGAATTCGAATCCCTGCTGCAGCGGGCGGGTTTCGCCGCCATCCGCCGGCGGGAAATGAACGCCGGCATCGCGACCCTCTACCTGGCGCGCAAGAGCGAGTGA
- a CDS encoding UbiX family flavin prenyltransferase yields MDKMRLVVAVSGASGALYAERLLLALGRTPHTVDVVGSKIGAAIFRQETGMALERRVQKLAEAGASMRLWDHEDLYAPFSSGSQLYDAMAVVPCSAGLLGRVAAGVSTDLLSRAADVFLKEKRRLVLALRETPLSEIHLQNMLTLCRAGAVILPASPGFYTRPADLVEMADGLVQRILDHMGVELRVHRRWREEAAGRSPRGWTQRVQAENVVADPTSRLDPDA; encoded by the coding sequence ATGGACAAGATGCGTCTCGTGGTGGCGGTATCGGGTGCGAGCGGCGCCCTGTACGCCGAGCGCCTACTCCTCGCCCTCGGTCGGACGCCGCACACCGTCGACGTGGTGGGCTCCAAGATCGGCGCCGCGATCTTCCGCCAGGAAACCGGCATGGCCCTGGAGCGGCGGGTGCAGAAGCTGGCCGAGGCGGGGGCCAGCATGCGCCTCTGGGATCACGAGGATCTCTACGCGCCTTTCTCCAGCGGTTCACAGCTGTACGACGCCATGGCGGTGGTGCCGTGCAGCGCTGGCCTGCTCGGGCGCGTGGCCGCCGGAGTGTCCACGGATCTCCTCTCCCGTGCCGCCGACGTCTTCCTCAAGGAGAAGCGTCGACTCGTTCTCGCCTTGCGCGAGACGCCGCTTTCCGAGATCCATTTGCAGAACATGCTCACCTTGTGCCGCGCCGGTGCGGTCATCCTCCCGGCCTCGCCGGGTTTCTACACCCGCCCGGCAGATCTCGTGGAAATGGCGGACGGCCTGGTGCAGCGCATCCTCGACCACATGGGCGTGGAGCTGCGCGTGCACCGGCGCTGGCGTGAAGAAGCGGCGGGTCGCTCACCTCGCGGCTGGACACAGCGCGTGCAAGCGGAGAACGTGGTGGCTGATCCCACCAGCCGCCTGGACCCGGATGCTTGA
- a CDS encoding UbiA-like polyprenyltransferase, whose product MRRLADLLDMIKFEHTVFALPFALLSLFLAADGWPSLHDCLWVVAAMVGARSSAMMMNRIADRNLDAANPRTATRHLPAGRVGLGAAWAFTLAATALFFLAAWNLGPLALRLAPVALVWFWGYSWTKRFTWMSHLWLGGALALAPIGAWIAVRGRLDGLPLWLAAGVILWVAGFDTIYACQDAAFDRTRGLQSLPARFGVRGALWLARLFHAGMLAAFAAVGALYGFHWLYAAGLALVTGLVLAQHALVASDVRRGDLQHIDVAFFNVNSIVGVLLMVFALADRFLLR is encoded by the coding sequence ATGCGGCGGCTCGCTGATCTCCTCGACATGATCAAGTTCGAGCACACGGTGTTCGCGCTGCCCTTCGCCTTGCTGTCCCTCTTTCTCGCTGCCGATGGTTGGCCCAGCCTGCACGATTGCCTCTGGGTCGTGGCCGCCATGGTCGGGGCGCGAAGCAGCGCCATGATGATGAACCGCATCGCCGACCGGAATCTCGACGCCGCCAACCCGCGCACCGCGACACGCCACTTGCCGGCGGGACGCGTGGGTCTCGGCGCGGCCTGGGCGTTCACACTGGCGGCGACGGCGCTCTTCTTCCTCGCCGCCTGGAATCTCGGACCGCTGGCATTGCGGCTGGCGCCGGTAGCCCTCGTCTGGTTCTGGGGTTATTCCTGGACGAAACGTTTCACCTGGATGTCGCACTTGTGGCTCGGCGGCGCGCTGGCGCTGGCACCGATCGGGGCCTGGATCGCTGTGCGCGGCCGTCTGGATGGCTTGCCCCTCTGGCTCGCTGCCGGCGTCATCCTCTGGGTGGCCGGGTTCGACACCATCTACGCCTGCCAGGATGCGGCCTTCGATCGCACTCGGGGCTTGCAGTCGCTGCCGGCGCGCTTCGGCGTGCGCGGGGCGTTGTGGCTGGCGCGTCTCTTCCACGCCGGCATGCTGGCGGCCTTCGCCGCGGTCGGCGCGCTCTACGGATTCCACTGGCTCTACGCAGCGGGGCTGGCGCTCGTCACCGGCCTCGTCTTGGCGCAGCACGCGCTGGTGGCGAGCGACGTGCGCCGCGGCGACTTGCAGCACATCGACGTTGCTTTTTTCAACGTGAACAGTATCGTGGGCGTGCTGCTGATGGTCTTCGCCCTGGCGGATCGCTTCCTCCTGCGGTGA
- a CDS encoding menaquinone biosynthesis protein, with protein MHVVRIGGVSYLNARPLVHGLEASGEHRLSLDTPGPLSDKLRLGEIDVGLLPAVEFLRGVGETILPGICIASDGPVQTVKLFSRVPLANLGRVAVDSGSRTSVALLRILLAERYGVMPDFHTFRPDLAEMLRTHDAALLIGDAAFTAAQVPHVWDLGQGWQELTDLPFVYAVWILGRGVEAQRIATLLGAAMQSGMQHLDEIAADAAQRLGKDEEMLRRYLRENLRYTLGERELRGLETFQKFCLRYNIVSRARPLLLAGAAPSVAEASHPASAATP; from the coding sequence ATGCATGTGGTGCGGATCGGCGGGGTGTCCTACCTGAACGCGCGTCCTCTCGTGCATGGACTGGAAGCGAGCGGCGAGCACCGGCTCAGCCTCGACACGCCGGGCCCGCTGAGCGACAAGCTGCGTCTGGGCGAGATCGACGTGGGTCTGCTCCCGGCGGTGGAGTTCCTGCGCGGCGTGGGCGAGACGATTCTCCCGGGGATCTGCATCGCTTCGGACGGGCCGGTACAGACGGTGAAACTGTTCAGCCGCGTGCCGCTGGCGAACCTCGGCCGCGTCGCTGTCGACAGTGGTTCCCGGACCTCCGTGGCGCTGCTCCGCATCCTCCTCGCCGAACGCTACGGCGTCATGCCCGATTTCCATACCTTCCGGCCCGACCTGGCCGAGATGCTGCGCACCCACGATGCCGCCCTCCTCATCGGCGATGCGGCTTTCACCGCCGCCCAGGTGCCGCATGTCTGGGATCTCGGGCAAGGATGGCAGGAGCTCACCGACTTGCCCTTCGTCTATGCCGTCTGGATCCTGGGCCGCGGCGTGGAGGCGCAGCGCATCGCCACCCTGCTCGGCGCTGCCATGCAATCCGGGATGCAGCATCTCGACGAGATCGCCGCGGATGCCGCCCAGCGCTTGGGCAAGGACGAAGAGATGCTGCGGCGTTACCTGCGCGAGAACCTGCGCTACACCTTGGGCGAGCGCGAGCTGCGCGGGCTGGAGACCTTCCAGAAGTTCTGCCTGCGCTACAACATCGTCTCCCGGGCCCGACCGTTGCTCCTGGCGGGCGCCGCGCCTTCGGTCGCCGAGGCCTCCCATCCCGCCTCTGCGGCCACCCCCTAG
- a CDS encoding glycosyltransferase family 87 protein, which translates to MNVAPATGNSAPLPAGVQRSRLRRLRFVCTFIVSLSILEFLIATTSYQILRLPPSTDFATYYISGVLARRELSPYNQPLMVAQGHALGFEHSQFPYLYPPPFALAMQPFASLSYPRARQVWMLLTTLALLATLGFVAILLRAQARALHLEHPHLHWLVWTAFVPAALNSTSVHNDIRAGSVGIFLAAALAAAAWAVLARRSALAGSAVAAAALIKLVPVALVPWLLWRGPRRGAVVALLLLALATTAAVMHWGWAIFADYIQDALLLASTRELPRPMNQSIDAMLSRLLVPNSDVHAFADLPRLKFVLSLGLGLLVVVLTLRTLRTRRQVALLPVELGMVTLALLALMKITWVHTLAAMLFVWPCTMLAIARAAERGAPWAVWLGLLCCAGFFLSSAHFPLLWHGWTHGPQSLVLNLHGVGVLLLWVVTRWVLVREAEVTGAPA; encoded by the coding sequence ATGAACGTCGCGCCTGCCACAGGCAACAGCGCACCGCTGCCGGCCGGCGTCCAGCGCTCGCGCCTCCGCCGGCTGCGTTTCGTCTGCACCTTCATCGTCTCCCTCTCCATCCTCGAATTCCTCATCGCCACCACGAGCTATCAGATCCTGCGCCTGCCGCCGAGCACGGACTTCGCGACCTACTACATCTCTGGTGTGCTGGCGCGCCGGGAGCTCTCGCCGTACAACCAGCCGCTCATGGTGGCGCAAGGTCACGCTCTCGGCTTCGAGCACAGCCAGTTCCCCTACCTCTACCCACCGCCCTTCGCCCTCGCCATGCAACCGTTCGCCTCCCTCTCCTACCCGCGCGCCCGACAGGTGTGGATGCTGCTCACCACCTTGGCGCTCCTCGCCACCTTGGGCTTCGTCGCCATTCTCCTCCGTGCCCAGGCCCGTGCCCTTCACCTCGAGCATCCCCACCTGCACTGGCTGGTGTGGACGGCTTTCGTCCCGGCGGCGCTCAATTCGACGAGCGTGCACAACGACATCCGCGCTGGCTCGGTGGGGATCTTCCTGGCCGCGGCCCTCGCCGCGGCGGCCTGGGCCGTGCTGGCGCGCCGCTCGGCGCTGGCGGGAAGCGCGGTCGCGGCGGCAGCGTTGATCAAGCTCGTCCCCGTCGCCCTCGTTCCCTGGCTCCTGTGGCGCGGCCCCAGGCGCGGTGCGGTCGTGGCGCTGTTGCTCCTCGCCCTGGCCACGACGGCAGCGGTGATGCACTGGGGTTGGGCCATCTTCGCCGATTACATTCAGGATGCCCTCCTCCTGGCCAGCACGCGCGAGCTCCCGCGCCCCATGAATCAGAGCATCGATGCGATGCTGTCCCGTCTGCTCGTGCCCAACTCCGACGTCCACGCCTTCGCCGACCTGCCGCGGCTGAAGTTCGTTCTCTCCCTCGGCCTCGGTCTGCTCGTCGTGGTGCTCACGCTGCGCACGCTGCGGACACGCCGGCAGGTGGCGCTCCTCCCCGTCGAGCTCGGGATGGTGACGCTGGCGCTCCTCGCCCTGATGAAGATCACCTGGGTGCACACGCTGGCGGCGATGCTCTTCGTCTGGCCCTGCACCATGCTCGCCATCGCACGCGCCGCGGAGCGCGGCGCCCCCTGGGCGGTGTGGCTCGGGTTGCTGTGCTGCGCCGGCTTCTTCCTTTCCTCGGCGCACTTCCCCCTGCTCTGGCATGGCTGGACCCACGGACCGCAATCCCTCGTCCTCAACCTGCACGGCGTCGGCGTGCTCTTGCTCTGGGTGGTGACGCGCTGGGTGCTTGTGCGGGAGGCCGAGGTGACCGGGGCTCCGGCCTAG
- a CDS encoding glycosyltransferase family 4 protein: MRGPILVVSPWSSLWSLAPGAGVADEAHMLSGLVAHGYDVHVLVPRAPKLLPASPGLSIHTMANVLALPAWLPAPLRRLWLLPAFWSVAGRAATRWARQLRPRLVLGFSHYGAYPAARAGAAVGAPSLLKLFGVMQAMHLEWPLPRYLYHNVEAVLAFRQPLTHFLLLNDGTQGDRVARRWGVAEKRFTWLPNGVDKDWAQLPLERERLRQEHGVAPGTCVLLSLARLVDSKRVDRIVEAVGDAAPLARTPLLLWIAGDGPLRSRLERQCRARRIAHRFLGSVPRSQVPHVLGAADVLVAASTLTNMSIPTCEAMVVGTPVIALDVAGTAEVVQDMQNGLLVPEGDPAALARAIARLADDAALRQRLGSAARDFAARRFMSWDARVAAEIALIDRLVAAAPVAGGNP; this comes from the coding sequence GTGCGTGGCCCGATCCTCGTCGTCAGCCCGTGGTCGAGTCTGTGGTCGCTGGCACCGGGAGCCGGGGTGGCGGACGAGGCGCACATGCTCTCCGGTCTCGTCGCGCACGGCTACGACGTTCATGTCCTGGTGCCCCGCGCCCCGAAGCTCCTGCCGGCGAGCCCCGGCCTCTCCATCCACACCATGGCCAACGTTCTCGCCCTTCCGGCCTGGCTGCCGGCGCCGCTCCGCCGCCTGTGGCTGCTCCCTGCCTTTTGGTCCGTCGCCGGCCGGGCGGCGACACGGTGGGCGCGGCAGCTCCGCCCGCGGCTCGTGCTCGGCTTCTCCCACTACGGCGCCTATCCCGCTGCGCGCGCCGGCGCCGCCGTGGGCGCGCCCTCTCTGCTCAAGCTCTTCGGCGTCATGCAGGCCATGCACCTCGAATGGCCGCTGCCGCGCTACCTCTACCATAATGTGGAGGCCGTGCTCGCCTTCCGGCAACCGCTGACGCACTTCCTCCTCCTGAACGACGGCACCCAGGGCGACCGTGTGGCCCGACGCTGGGGCGTCGCCGAGAAGCGCTTCACCTGGCTCCCGAACGGCGTCGACAAGGACTGGGCCCAGCTGCCTCTCGAACGAGAACGCCTGCGACAGGAGCACGGCGTCGCCCCCGGAACCTGCGTCCTCTTGTCGCTGGCGCGTCTGGTGGATTCGAAACGCGTCGACCGCATCGTGGAGGCTGTGGGGGACGCGGCGCCCCTCGCCCGCACACCGCTCCTGCTCTGGATCGCCGGCGACGGGCCGCTCCGGTCGCGCCTGGAGCGACAGTGCCGGGCCCGCCGCATCGCCCATCGCTTCCTCGGCAGCGTGCCGCGCTCCCAGGTGCCGCATGTGCTCGGCGCCGCGGATGTCCTGGTGGCGGCCTCCACCCTCACGAACATGTCCATCCCCACCTGCGAGGCCATGGTGGTGGGAACGCCGGTGATCGCCCTCGACGTGGCCGGCACCGCGGAAGTCGTGCAGGACATGCAAAACGGTCTCCTGGTGCCCGAGGGGGATCCGGCGGCTCTCGCCCGTGCCATCGCCCGCCTCGCCGACGACGCGGCGCTGCGCCAGCGCCTCGGGAGCGCGGCGCGCGACTTCGCCGCCCGTCGCTTCATGAGCTGGGACGCCCGGGTGGCGGCGGAGATCGCTCTCATCGATCGACTCGTGGCAGCCGCTCCGGTTGCCGGGGGAAATCCATGA
- a CDS encoding response regulator transcription factor, with amino-acid sequence MVRKKILIVDDEPDIVEFVEYNLRREQYDTRSATDGTGALRRARDEQPDLILLDLMLPGVHGLEVCKQLKSSRETAHIPVIMLTAKGEESDVVTGLELGADDYVPKPFSMRLLLARIRAVLRRTGGPAPSSPKVLRLQGVVIDDERHEVKVEGALVQLTLTEYKLLRFLARHPGRVFTRTQILDNIQDEQAIVVDRAIDVHVAALRRKLGSAGSLIETIRGVGYRCKG; translated from the coding sequence GTGGTCCGCAAGAAGATCCTGATCGTCGACGACGAGCCGGACATCGTGGAGTTCGTCGAGTACAACCTGCGCCGTGAGCAGTACGACACGCGCAGCGCCACCGACGGCACCGGCGCCCTGCGGCGCGCCCGCGACGAGCAGCCCGACCTCATTCTCCTCGACCTCATGCTGCCCGGCGTCCATGGCCTCGAGGTCTGCAAGCAGCTCAAATCGTCGCGGGAGACCGCCCACATCCCGGTCATCATGTTGACAGCGAAGGGGGAGGAGTCCGATGTGGTCACCGGGCTCGAGCTCGGGGCCGACGACTATGTTCCCAAACCCTTCAGCATGCGGCTGCTGCTCGCCCGCATCCGGGCGGTGTTACGGCGCACGGGCGGACCGGCGCCGAGCTCGCCCAAGGTGCTTCGCCTCCAGGGTGTGGTCATCGACGACGAGCGCCACGAGGTGAAGGTCGAGGGCGCGCTGGTGCAGCTCACGCTGACGGAGTACAAGCTGCTGCGCTTCCTGGCGCGCCATCCCGGCCGCGTCTTCACCCGTACCCAGATCCTGGACAACATCCAGGACGAGCAGGCCATCGTGGTCGACCGGGCCATCGACGTGCACGTGGCGGCTTTGCGGCGCAAGCTCGGGTCCGCGGGTTCCCTCATCGAGACCATCCGCGGCGTGGGCTATCGCTGCAAAGGCTGA
- a CDS encoding ATP-binding protein, whose translation MWRRRLFWKLTLAYSLVSVLCMAGMGSYLVRKQRRVVQQQLVEQLERSARLVDVLLAPQLDFAQAEAAEQRVDSLGVRIGARITVIHPDGRVLADSWEKAARMENHRFRPEVAEALAGRRGSNLRVSATVGQRFLYVAIPSSAQPGWVVRVAMPFDQFLRHVRAETNVLLLGIAVAAALAILLSAAVASRITRPLHAMRENLQRLERGEFGVKLEPAGSDEIGLLARSLNLAQERLEQTIHNLTSQRNERDVVLASMTEGLLAVDADEHVLLINASARALLGLNFQPVENRPLLETVRYPAFERFVREVRFATGPMNTQVVLHGPGLRWLDLRGAPLRLPADAGTGAVIVFSDVTRLHKLEQARKDFVANVSHELKTPVTSIKGFLETLLDGGALDDPEHGRRFLGKISKHTERLSAIIDDLLYLSRLEHEGEEIPRRAVNLGGVVESSLADFEQVARAREVSIEAEVEGPYRVQGDESLLRRALDNLVDNAIKYSRPGGRVQVRLRRQGESVLLEVRDQGIGIPELHLPRITERFYRVDAGRSREMGGTGLGLAIVKHVALVHRGVLQVTSTEGKGSQFTLRLPAAPV comes from the coding sequence ATGTGGCGCCGCCGCTTGTTCTGGAAGCTGACCCTCGCCTACAGCCTGGTCTCCGTGCTCTGCATGGCCGGTATGGGCAGCTACCTCGTGCGCAAGCAACGCCGGGTGGTGCAGCAGCAGCTGGTGGAGCAGCTCGAACGCTCGGCGCGGTTGGTGGATGTCCTCCTCGCTCCCCAGCTCGATTTCGCCCAGGCCGAAGCGGCGGAGCAACGGGTCGATTCCTTGGGAGTGCGCATCGGCGCCCGGATCACCGTGATCCATCCGGATGGCCGCGTGCTGGCGGACAGCTGGGAGAAGGCGGCGCGGATGGAAAACCATCGCTTCCGGCCCGAGGTGGCCGAGGCGCTCGCGGGCCGGCGCGGCTCGAACCTGCGGGTGAGCGCCACGGTAGGGCAGCGTTTCCTCTACGTGGCCATCCCCTCGTCAGCCCAGCCGGGATGGGTCGTCCGGGTGGCGATGCCTTTCGACCAGTTCCTGCGCCACGTGCGCGCCGAGACCAACGTGCTGCTGCTCGGGATCGCGGTGGCCGCCGCTCTGGCCATCCTGCTCTCTGCGGCCGTCGCCAGCCGCATCACCCGGCCACTGCATGCTATGCGGGAGAATCTGCAGCGGCTGGAGCGGGGCGAGTTCGGCGTCAAACTGGAGCCCGCCGGCAGCGACGAGATCGGTCTTTTGGCGCGCAGCCTGAATCTGGCGCAGGAGCGCCTGGAACAGACGATCCACAATCTCACCAGCCAGCGCAACGAGCGCGATGTCGTCCTCGCCAGCATGACCGAGGGCCTGCTGGCGGTGGACGCCGACGAGCACGTGCTGCTGATCAATGCCTCGGCGCGGGCCCTGCTCGGCCTGAACTTCCAGCCGGTGGAGAATCGACCCCTGCTGGAGACGGTGCGCTACCCGGCCTTCGAGCGTTTCGTCCGCGAGGTGCGCTTCGCCACCGGTCCGATGAACACCCAGGTGGTGCTGCACGGTCCGGGCCTGCGCTGGCTCGATCTGCGCGGGGCGCCGCTGCGCCTCCCTGCCGACGCGGGCACCGGCGCCGTCATCGTCTTCAGCGACGTGACCCGCCTCCACAAGCTCGAGCAGGCGCGCAAGGACTTCGTGGCCAACGTCTCCCACGAGCTGAAGACACCGGTGACCTCGATCAAGGGCTTCCTGGAAACCCTGCTGGATGGCGGCGCCCTGGACGATCCGGAGCACGGCCGGCGCTTCCTCGGCAAGATCTCCAAGCACACCGAGCGCCTCTCCGCCATCATCGACGACCTGCTCTATCTGTCGCGTCTCGAGCACGAGGGCGAAGAGATCCCGCGGCGCGCGGTGAACCTGGGCGGCGTGGTGGAGAGCAGCCTGGCGGATTTCGAGCAAGTGGCCCGAGCGCGGGAGGTGAGCATCGAGGCGGAGGTGGAAGGACCCTATCGAGTGCAAGGTGACGAGAGCCTGCTCCGCCGGGCTCTGGACAACCTGGTGGACAACGCCATCAAGTACAGCCGTCCAGGCGGCAGGGTGCAGGTACGCTTGCGGCGCCAGGGGGAGTCGGTCCTCCTGGAGGTGCGCGACCAGGGAATCGGCATCCCGGAGCTGCACCTGCCGCGCATCACCGAGCGCTTCTACCGCGTGGACGCCGGGCGCTCCCGGGAAATGGGGGGCACCGGGCTCGGACTCGCGATCGTCAAGCACGTGGCCCTGGTGCACCGGGGGGTGTTGCAGGTGACTTCCACGGAAGGAAAAGGGAGCCAATTCACCCTACGGCTCCCGGCCGCACCGGTGTGA